One genomic segment of Pedobacter endophyticus includes these proteins:
- a CDS encoding serine hydrolase domain-containing protein, with the protein MKLKLSRAVLVAFSFIFLNLASFAQETTVEQEFEKVMQKYSAVGASVAVVKNGKIIYTHSFGVKNLEDKTPLSDSDIFRIASISKSFSATSIMQLVEQGKLHLDDDFGDLVGFKIRNPKFPDEKITLKMALSHTSSLNDSQGYLNLDIINPEKNPNWAKCYNDYKPGTKFDYCNLNFNLIGTIIEKTSGERFDNYVKKHVLNPLGLYAGYCVDSLDSNRFVNLYEYHPDNKSFTLAAAAYAPRRAEIKNYVMGYSTPIFSPTGGMKISATDLAKYMIMHMNYGTSNGVKIISKKSAKQMQTALTDDEGYGLAIRSADDLIPNVQLKGHSGSAYGLYSTMFFSPKDKFGFVTITNGINATYTGDFPDFSRAAINCLYNAFIKKKP; encoded by the coding sequence ATGAAACTAAAATTATCAAGAGCAGTACTTGTTGCGTTTTCATTTATCTTTTTAAACCTTGCCTCATTTGCACAGGAAACTACTGTTGAGCAGGAGTTTGAAAAAGTAATGCAAAAATATAGCGCCGTAGGCGCTTCGGTTGCGGTAGTAAAAAACGGTAAGATTATCTATACGCATTCGTTCGGCGTGAAGAATCTCGAGGATAAGACTCCTTTATCAGACAGCGATATTTTCCGGATCGCTTCTATTTCCAAGTCATTCTCGGCAACTTCGATCATGCAATTGGTAGAACAGGGCAAGTTACATCTTGATGATGACTTCGGCGATTTAGTGGGTTTTAAAATCAGAAACCCAAAATTTCCGGACGAGAAGATCACATTGAAAATGGCACTTTCTCATACCTCGAGCTTAAACGACAGTCAGGGATATCTTAATCTCGACATTATTAATCCTGAGAAAAATCCGAACTGGGCTAAATGTTATAACGACTATAAACCGGGCACCAAATTCGATTATTGCAATTTGAACTTCAATTTAATTGGGACTATAATTGAAAAAACTTCTGGCGAACGCTTTGATAATTATGTTAAAAAACACGTTTTAAACCCGCTTGGACTTTATGCAGGTTACTGTGTAGACTCGTTGGATAGTAACCGCTTTGTTAATTTGTACGAGTATCACCCCGATAATAAATCGTTTACACTCGCCGCGGCCGCTTATGCACCGAGAAGAGCGGAGATTAAAAACTACGTAATGGGGTATTCGACGCCAATTTTCTCGCCCACTGGCGGTATGAAGATCTCGGCTACCGATTTGGCGAAATACATGATCATGCACATGAACTACGGCACCAGCAATGGGGTTAAAATTATAAGTAAGAAAAGCGCAAAACAAATGCAAACCGCTCTTACTGATGATGAGGGTTATGGTTTGGCCATCCGCAGTGCTGACGACCTTATCCCCAACGTACAGCTAAAGGGACACAGCGGCTCTGCTTACGGCTTGTATAGCACCATGTTTTTTTCGCCCAAGGATAAATTTGGTTTCGTAACCATCACCAATGGAATCAATGCAACCTATACCGGCGATTTTCCGGATTTTAGCAGGGCGGCGATCAACTGCCTTTACAATGCTTTTATCAAGAAAAAACCTTAG
- a CDS encoding alpha-hydroxy acid oxidase produces MSKKITFPYHSQYPSVADLRKKAKTRIPKFAFDYLEGGCNEGLNLARNENDFDDIYLKPNYLRVGGDIDMSVELFGRKYSAPFGISPIGLQGLMWPNAPEILAKAAAKHDIPYTLSTVSTSSIERIAEVSDGKAWFQLYHPTENSLRDDILNRLKAVECPVLVVLVDVPAFGLRYKEIKSGLSIPPKMSINNILQAFARPLWGIKTLQHGIPSFATLKPYMEKGMDMSQLGQFMNKTFTGKVDIEKVSAIRDLWKGPLVLKGIATDEDMQAAIQIGVDGVIVSNHGGRQIDAGESSINSLIKLANNPLYKSKLKIMLDGGIRSGVDLARAHAVGSEFNFMGRPFMYGVGALGDQGGEHTINMFKTHLYQIMQQLTIEKITQFPDRLLTP; encoded by the coding sequence ATGAGTAAAAAGATTACATTTCCTTACCATTCACAATACCCTTCCGTTGCCGATTTAAGAAAAAAGGCAAAAACGAGAATTCCCAAATTTGCTTTTGATTATTTGGAAGGCGGCTGTAATGAAGGCCTCAACTTAGCCCGAAATGAGAACGATTTCGACGATATCTACTTAAAACCAAATTATTTACGCGTTGGCGGAGATATTGATATGTCTGTCGAACTATTTGGTCGTAAATATAGCGCCCCATTTGGAATATCGCCCATCGGTTTACAAGGATTGATGTGGCCCAACGCACCAGAAATTTTGGCCAAAGCGGCTGCTAAACACGATATTCCGTATACTTTAAGCACCGTATCAACCAGCAGCATTGAGCGGATTGCAGAAGTTTCAGACGGAAAAGCGTGGTTTCAATTGTACCACCCAACGGAAAATAGTTTAAGGGACGACATTTTGAATAGATTGAAGGCTGTTGAATGTCCTGTTTTGGTTGTTCTGGTCGATGTTCCCGCATTTGGCCTTCGCTACAAGGAAATTAAGAGCGGATTATCTATTCCGCCCAAAATGTCGATAAACAACATCTTGCAGGCCTTTGCTCGTCCTTTATGGGGAATTAAGACCTTGCAACATGGCATTCCATCGTTTGCTACGCTAAAACCTTACATGGAAAAAGGCATGGACATGTCGCAACTCGGGCAGTTTATGAACAAAACTTTTACCGGAAAGGTTGATATTGAAAAAGTGTCGGCCATACGCGATCTGTGGAAAGGTCCATTGGTGCTTAAAGGTATTGCCACCGACGAAGACATGCAGGCGGCTATCCAAATTGGCGTAGATGGTGTGATTGTTTCAAACCACGGAGGAAGACAAATCGATGCTGGCGAATCATCAATAAACTCACTAATTAAACTAGCCAACAACCCGTTGTATAAGTCAAAGCTTAAAATAATGCTCGATGGTGGCATCCGCTCAGGTGTAGATTTGGCGAGAGCGCACGCCGTCGGGTCGGAGTTTAATTTTATGGGTCGCCCGTTTATGTACGGTGTTGGCGCCCTGGGCGATCAGGGAGGAGAACATACGATCAACATGTTCAAAACCCACCTCTACCAAATTATGCAACAATTAACCATCGAAAAAATTACTCAATTTCCTGATCGGCTATTAACGCCTTAA
- a CDS encoding ThiF family adenylyltransferase, which yields MSKITFSAAEKSRYNRHIIMPDFGIEAQERLKASSVLVIGAGGLGSPMLLYLAAAGIGKIGILDCDVVDDSNLQRQIVFGIDCIGKPKADEAKQRLELLNPYIEIKVHNTQITASNAIEILKQYDVVADGTDNFPTRYLVNDACVILGKPSVYASIYQFEGQVSVFNNLMADGSRGPNYRDIFPFPPEPGSVPNCSEAGVLGVLPGIIGSMQALEVIKVVANVGETLSGKLYTFNALSFESMTYNIKKNFDNDEIIKGGLIDYEQFCGVPAIEKKLKEVSPAELIEWQKSGEKIQIIDVREAYEYDIVNIDGELIPLSAIEKEYAKISTDKKVIIHCKMGGRSAAAIKLIEEKHGLTNLYNLKGGIVNYIRELELDMPIY from the coding sequence ATGTCTAAAATTACATTTTCAGCAGCTGAAAAATCGCGGTATAACCGCCACATCATCATGCCCGATTTTGGAATTGAGGCACAGGAAAGGCTCAAAGCTTCGAGCGTACTCGTAATTGGTGCTGGCGGCTTGGGCAGCCCCATGTTGCTTTATCTGGCAGCCGCCGGAATAGGCAAAATTGGCATCCTCGATTGTGATGTTGTTGACGATAGCAACTTACAACGTCAAATTGTTTTCGGGATAGATTGCATCGGCAAACCAAAAGCCGACGAAGCCAAACAGCGACTCGAATTGCTAAATCCGTATATCGAGATCAAAGTGCACAATACTCAGATCACCGCTTCAAACGCAATAGAAATCTTAAAGCAATACGATGTTGTTGCGGATGGTACTGACAACTTCCCCACCCGCTATTTAGTGAACGATGCTTGTGTAATTTTGGGAAAACCCAGTGTATATGCATCAATTTACCAGTTCGAGGGACAGGTTTCGGTTTTCAACAATTTAATGGCCGATGGAAGCCGTGGTCCGAATTACAGGGATATCTTTCCCTTTCCACCAGAACCAGGATCGGTACCCAACTGCTCGGAGGCCGGCGTACTTGGCGTATTGCCCGGAATAATTGGCAGCATGCAGGCGCTCGAGGTAATTAAAGTTGTAGCCAATGTGGGTGAAACGCTGAGCGGAAAGCTTTATACTTTTAATGCATTATCGTTCGAATCGATGACGTACAACATCAAGAAGAATTTTGATAACGACGAGATCATCAAAGGTGGTTTAATTGATTACGAACAGTTTTGTGGCGTACCGGCAATCGAAAAAAAGCTAAAAGAGGTTTCGCCCGCAGAACTCATAGAATGGCAAAAAAGCGGTGAGAAAATACAAATTATCGATGTACGAGAAGCCTACGAATACGATATTGTAAATATAGACGGCGAGCTGATTCCGCTTTCAGCCATCGAAAAAGAGTACGCCAAAATCTCTACCGATAAAAAGGTAATTATTCACTGTAAAATGGGTGGCAGAAGTGCAGCCGCTATTAAATTAATAGAAGAAAAACACGGGTTAACCAACCTGTATAACTTAAAAGGCGGAATTGTTAACTACATCCGGGAGCTTGAATTAGACATGCCAATTTACTAA
- a CDS encoding polysaccharide biosynthesis protein gives MNKINHEEIASIYDLVWQLSPKYKDPLTYNTLTDLTDQLIAAYKENGRLDENPFATTADRTLSLPQDEMKSLLDGQVCLVTGGLGCVGSNLVNKLLTFGAKRIVIIDKTKISENPFSDESVTIINCDIVDRDHLIECFKQHQPGLVFHTAAQRNPGYAEDHAFETINDNVIGTLNVVQACELSGSVKHCVFSSTGKASRYFTSEVYAASKKICEFIFDHYAKRSEILYSMVRFTHILDNSLMHTELKNNEEVDHVAIHSPGKYVTAQNVNEAVHLMLNAVICAKPKKSAFLIVRNLEWPVESLEVALYYIQKRGKTIPVIFRGNPPGYKEKFFRGQLDWSQPHDLNLLINVYENNERSISGTEDIITSSILPIADDILTADLAKLSSLQNNADAKAWLTSTLYRCVASSLEKADETDTLKILKWGLDENYLSHEQCEVESFKEIIQILTDSIQTVTLKEEAQNLKANFEHAHIY, from the coding sequence ATGAATAAAATTAACCATGAAGAAATCGCTTCAATTTATGATCTAGTATGGCAATTATCACCAAAATATAAAGATCCGCTTACTTACAACACGCTTACAGACTTAACAGATCAACTTATTGCCGCTTACAAGGAAAATGGCAGATTAGATGAGAATCCTTTCGCTACCACAGCCGACAGAACATTAAGTCTGCCCCAGGACGAAATGAAGTCCCTTCTTGACGGTCAGGTTTGCTTAGTAACCGGAGGGCTTGGCTGCGTAGGCAGCAACCTGGTAAATAAGCTACTCACGTTCGGCGCAAAACGAATTGTTATCATTGATAAAACAAAAATATCCGAAAATCCATTCTCCGATGAAAGCGTAACAATCATCAATTGCGACATTGTTGATCGAGATCACCTGATCGAATGTTTTAAACAACATCAGCCCGGCCTGGTGTTTCATACTGCAGCGCAGCGCAACCCCGGTTACGCCGAAGATCATGCGTTTGAAACCATTAACGACAACGTAATTGGCACCTTAAATGTTGTTCAGGCGTGCGAGTTAAGCGGTTCTGTAAAACATTGCGTTTTCTCATCTACAGGTAAGGCAAGCAGATATTTTACCAGCGAGGTTTATGCGGCAAGCAAAAAAATATGTGAATTTATTTTCGACCATTATGCAAAAAGGAGCGAAATCCTGTATTCAATGGTACGGTTTACGCATATCCTCGATAATAGCCTAATGCACACCGAGCTAAAAAACAATGAAGAAGTTGATCATGTGGCCATTCATAGCCCCGGCAAATATGTAACCGCTCAAAATGTTAACGAGGCGGTTCACCTCATGTTAAACGCGGTTATTTGCGCTAAGCCGAAAAAATCAGCTTTTCTCATTGTCAGAAATCTCGAGTGGCCGGTAGAAAGCCTCGAAGTGGCCCTCTATTATATACAAAAACGAGGCAAAACCATACCGGTAATATTTAGGGGAAATCCGCCCGGATATAAAGAAAAATTCTTTCGCGGGCAATTAGACTGGTCTCAACCGCACGATCTAAACCTCTTGATCAATGTTTACGAAAACAATGAGCGTAGTATCAGCGGTACAGAAGATATCATTACATCGTCTATTTTACCCATTGCGGATGACATTCTAACCGCCGATCTGGCTAAATTATCGTCCCTTCAAAATAACGCTGACGCAAAAGCCTGGCTTACTTCAACGCTGTACCGTTGTGTAGCGTCGTCGCTCGAGAAGGCCGATGAAACTGATACATTGAAGATTTTAAAGTGGGGCCTTGATGAGAATTACCTCTCTCACGAGCAGTGCGAAGTAGAAAGCTTTAAAGAGATTATTCAGATACTGACCGACAGCATACAAACGGTTACACTAAAAGAAGAGGCACAAAATTTAAAGGCAAATTTCGAGCATGCACATATCTATTGA
- a CDS encoding fumarylacetoacetate hydrolase family protein: MKLIRFGEPGFEKPGVIIDEKYFDVSALVNDYDEAFFGGDGLEKLKKDIESATLTEVDKGVRLGPALARPSKIICVGLNYKDHAAETNAPIPAEPILFFKATSAIVGPNDDLIIPKNSKKTDWEVELAIVIGKKASYVSQENALDHIAGYVLHNDYSEREFQIERNGQWVKGKSCDTFAPIGPFIATQDEIADVHNLRLWLTVNGETLQDGNTSNLIFNVPFMISYISQFMTLLPGDVITTGTPAGVGLGQKPEPWYLKAGDVVELGIDGLGSSKQTVKAYQEN; this comes from the coding sequence ATGAAATTAATACGATTTGGCGAGCCGGGATTTGAAAAACCGGGTGTAATTATAGATGAGAAATATTTTGATGTTTCGGCATTGGTAAACGATTACGACGAGGCATTTTTTGGCGGCGATGGACTTGAAAAACTAAAAAAGGACATCGAATCGGCCACTTTAACCGAAGTAGACAAAGGCGTTCGCTTAGGTCCTGCCTTGGCTCGTCCATCTAAAATTATCTGCGTGGGGTTAAACTACAAAGATCATGCTGCCGAAACCAATGCGCCGATTCCGGCCGAACCCATTTTGTTTTTTAAGGCTACTTCGGCCATCGTTGGTCCTAATGATGATCTTATTATCCCAAAAAACAGTAAAAAAACCGATTGGGAAGTTGAATTGGCCATTGTAATCGGTAAAAAAGCGAGCTACGTTAGCCAAGAAAACGCCTTGGATCATATTGCCGGCTATGTTTTGCATAACGATTATAGCGAACGCGAATTTCAGATTGAGCGAAACGGACAATGGGTAAAGGGCAAAAGCTGCGATACATTTGCACCCATCGGGCCATTTATTGCCACGCAAGATGAAATTGCCGATGTACATAACCTTCGCCTTTGGTTAACCGTAAACGGAGAAACCTTGCAAGATGGAAATACATCGAACTTGATCTTTAATGTGCCTTTTATGATTTCGTACATCAGCCAGTTTATGACGCTTTTACCGGGCGATGTTATTACAACAGGAACTCCTGCTGGTGTAGGCTTAGGCCAAAAACCCGAACCTTGGTATTTAAAAGCTGGCGATGTGGTGGAGTTGGGAATTGACGGATTGGGCAGCAGCAAACAAACGGTTAAGGCCTATCAAGAAAACTAA
- a CDS encoding VOC family protein, giving the protein MKRLKITILSSIISLIFQTSMAQESKQDQPAVLNHIAVYVDNLQTSTEFYQQLFNLNIIPEPFKDGKHTWFSLGSVGHLHLISGEGASATFNKNNHLCFSVQSIDRFIEKLNAKKIAFEDWPGKAGAVTKRVDGVKQIYFKDPDGHWLEVNDDK; this is encoded by the coding sequence ATGAAAAGACTGAAAATTACAATCTTGTCTTCCATTATTTCTTTAATCTTCCAAACCAGCATGGCTCAAGAAAGCAAACAAGATCAACCGGCGGTGCTGAACCACATTGCGGTTTACGTTGATAATCTTCAAACATCTACCGAATTTTATCAGCAACTTTTTAATCTGAACATTATTCCCGAGCCATTTAAAGATGGAAAGCACACCTGGTTTTCGTTGGGTAGCGTTGGGCACTTACATCTCATATCGGGCGAAGGGGCCAGTGCTACGTTTAATAAAAATAATCACTTGTGTTTTAGTGTGCAATCAATCGATCGCTTTATCGAAAAATTGAATGCGAAAAAAATTGCTTTTGAAGACTGGCCAGGTAAAGCGGGTGCGGTAACGAAAAGGGTAGATGGCGTTAAGCAAATTTACTTTAAAGATCCTGATGGGCATTGGCTTGAAGTAAACGACGACAAGTAA
- a CDS encoding Mov34/MPN/PAD-1 family protein, which produces MHISIDEEALSTIQISAKNSFPNECCGFLFGNESNIAFATEVINTSEKRKTVSFQISATDYIAAEQLALEKDAKLLGVYHSHPNEPAMPSVEDHEAAFPNFLYLILSLSKTKINELKGWKLNHENAFEEQLIKTIN; this is translated from the coding sequence ATGCACATATCTATTGATGAAGAAGCGCTCTCAACCATACAAATTAGCGCTAAAAACAGTTTTCCAAATGAATGTTGCGGGTTCTTGTTCGGCAACGAATCGAATATCGCCTTTGCAACAGAAGTAATCAATACGAGCGAAAAAAGAAAAACAGTATCTTTTCAAATCAGCGCAACCGATTATATAGCCGCAGAGCAACTGGCCCTGGAGAAAGATGCGAAACTGCTTGGTGTGTATCACTCCCACCCTAACGAGCCAGCAATGCCTTCCGTTGAAGACCACGAAGCTGCCTTTCCCAATTTCCTGTACCTTATACTATCACTATCAAAAACTAAAATTAATGAACTCAAAGGTTGGAAACTCAATCACGAAAATGCCTTTGAAGAACAACTTATAAAAACAATAAATTAA
- a CDS encoding NUDIX hydrolase, translated as MAKYLNQKPVLVAVDCIIFGYDGEDLKLLIIKRAIEPVKDQWSLMGGFIGEQEDLDGAAKRILLELTGLHDVYLEQLHAYGRPDRDPIERTVSVVYFALIDINKYSKQINDQFHAEWFKLKEVPALIFDHNEMVKAAMDKIRYQAALHPILFELLPKKFTIPQLQALYEQVYDAPVDNRNFIRKITASGLLIKQTEKDKSSSRRGAFYFKLDKNKHKAQFQSFLNFIPKSNK; from the coding sequence ATGGCTAAATACTTAAACCAGAAACCTGTTCTTGTTGCGGTAGATTGTATCATCTTTGGTTACGATGGCGAAGACCTAAAGTTACTGATTATTAAAAGAGCCATAGAACCGGTAAAAGATCAATGGAGCTTAATGGGCGGGTTTATCGGCGAGCAGGAAGACCTTGACGGGGCCGCTAAACGCATCTTGTTGGAGCTAACTGGTTTGCACGATGTTTATCTTGAACAACTCCATGCCTATGGCCGCCCCGACCGCGACCCAATTGAACGTACGGTTTCAGTGGTTTATTTTGCGCTGATCGATATCAACAAATACAGCAAGCAAATCAACGATCAGTTTCATGCGGAATGGTTTAAACTGAAGGAGGTGCCGGCGTTGATATTCGACCACAATGAAATGGTTAAGGCCGCAATGGACAAAATTCGTTACCAGGCGGCTTTACACCCCATATTGTTCGAGCTGCTGCCAAAAAAGTTTACTATTCCCCAACTTCAGGCTTTGTACGAACAGGTGTATGACGCCCCCGTTGATAACCGCAACTTTATCAGGAAAATTACCGCAAGTGGACTATTAATTAAACAAACCGAAAAAGACAAATCAAGCTCGCGACGCGGTGCCTTTTATTTTAAGCTCGACAAGAACAAACACAAGGCCCAATTTCAGTCGTTTTTAAATTTTATACCGAAGTCGAATAAATAA
- a CDS encoding amidohydrolase family protein, with amino-acid sequence MIDTHVHFWNFDPVRDSWITDDMKVIRKDFSPKNLMRIYGELKISGCIAVQASQTEAENEFLLSLANHNDIIKGIVGWIDLKNPNLIERLYYWNNFKKIKGWRHVLQAESAEFILDPKFIDGIKQLKNYGYTYDLLCYHNQLESIIKMVDQIPEQPFVLDHCGKPDVKSQDLSAWAENIKILAQNPRVYCKISGLLAEADWKNWKEVEIFNCFDVIFENFGPNRVMYGSDWPVMLISRPYLDWFNLVSKYVERFTEQERKLIFNANAKAFYKV; translated from the coding sequence ATGATTGACACGCACGTACACTTCTGGAATTTTGATCCCGTTAGAGATAGTTGGATTACCGATGACATGAAAGTTATCCGAAAAGATTTTTCGCCCAAAAACCTGATGCGAATTTACGGTGAGCTTAAAATTTCGGGATGTATTGCCGTGCAGGCCAGTCAGACAGAAGCAGAGAACGAATTTCTGCTCTCCTTAGCTAATCACAACGATATTATTAAGGGAATTGTAGGATGGATTGATCTGAAAAACCCGAATTTGATTGAGCGATTATACTATTGGAACAACTTTAAGAAAATTAAGGGCTGGCGACATGTGCTTCAGGCCGAAAGCGCTGAGTTTATTCTCGATCCCAAATTTATCGATGGTATTAAACAGCTGAAAAATTACGGTTACACATACGATTTGCTATGTTACCACAATCAATTGGAAAGCATCATTAAAATGGTCGATCAAATTCCCGAGCAGCCTTTTGTGTTAGATCATTGCGGCAAACCTGATGTAAAATCGCAGGATTTAAGCGCTTGGGCCGAGAATATTAAAATACTTGCTCAAAATCCACGTGTGTACTGCAAAATCTCTGGCCTGTTGGCAGAAGCTGACTGGAAAAACTGGAAAGAGGTAGAAATTTTTAATTGCTTCGATGTTATTTTCGAAAACTTCGGTCCAAACCGTGTTATGTACGGAAGCGATTGGCCTGTAATGCTAATTAGCAGACCGTATTTAGATTGGTTTAACTTGGTAAGCAAATATGTTGAGCGATTTACCGAGCAGGAAAGGAAACTAATTTTTAACGCAAATGCCAAAGCTTTTTACAAGGTGTAG
- a CDS encoding L-rhamnose mutarotase, whose amino-acid sequence MKRYCFTLDLIDDDELIAAYKQYHQAVWPEILDSITSAGITDMEIYLSGNRLFMIMDTNEAFSFDEKAKADLKNTKVQEWETLMWKYQQALPGAKAGEKWRMMDKIFKL is encoded by the coding sequence ATGAAAAGATACTGCTTTACACTCGATTTGATCGATGATGACGAACTTATTGCTGCGTACAAGCAGTATCATCAAGCGGTTTGGCCTGAGATTTTAGACAGCATTACCTCCGCTGGCATTACCGATATGGAGATATACCTCAGTGGAAACCGCCTCTTTATGATTATGGACACGAACGAGGCTTTCTCTTTTGACGAAAAAGCGAAGGCCGATTTGAAAAATACTAAAGTGCAGGAATGGGAAACTTTGATGTGGAAATACCAGCAAGCGCTTCCCGGTGCAAAAGCGGGCGAAAAATGGAGAATGATGGATAAAATCTTTAAACTTTAA
- a CDS encoding HAD family hydrolase: MQNFNFKPKAFLFDLNGTMINDMEYHTLAWQFVMNESLGENLDYETVKREMYGKNHEVLERVFGRGRFNTEQMDRLSIEKERRYQQSYLPHLALLDGLSAFLAKAKTHGILMAIASAAIPFNIDFVVDGLKIRDYLAAIVSADDVQHSKPDPETFLKAADALHVSPNDCLVFEDAPKGVESALNAGMKCIVLCTTHSAAEFEGYPNILGYIVNYNDQKLNSLF; this comes from the coding sequence ATGCAAAACTTCAACTTTAAACCAAAGGCATTTCTGTTCGATTTGAACGGGACCATGATTAACGACATGGAATACCACACGCTGGCCTGGCAATTTGTAATGAACGAAAGCTTAGGCGAAAATCTCGATTACGAAACGGTAAAGAGAGAGATGTATGGAAAAAATCACGAGGTTTTGGAACGCGTTTTCGGTAGAGGTCGGTTCAATACGGAGCAGATGGACAGGTTGTCGATCGAAAAAGAAAGACGTTATCAGCAAAGCTATTTACCGCATTTAGCCCTTTTAGATGGCTTGTCAGCATTTTTAGCAAAAGCAAAAACACATGGAATTTTAATGGCCATAGCTTCTGCGGCCATTCCCTTCAACATCGATTTCGTTGTCGATGGATTAAAGATTCGCGATTACTTAGCGGCGATTGTGAGTGCCGACGACGTGCAACATAGCAAACCCGATCCAGAAACTTTTCTAAAGGCGGCCGATGCGCTTCATGTTTCGCCAAATGACTGTTTGGTATTTGAAGACGCCCCGAAAGGTGTAGAATCGGCCTTAAATGCGGGCATGAAATGTATCGTACTTTGCACAACGCATTCTGCCGCCGAATTTGAAGGGTATCCGAACATTTTAGGCTACATTGTGAATTATAACGATCAAAAATTAAACTCTTTATTTTAG
- a CDS encoding MoaD/ThiS family protein, producing the protein MATVLIPTPLRKYTNNTAKVNASGHTVAEIMNDLVSTYPDMKKYLFDGAGTIRSFVNIFVDQEDVRSLNRTETEVETNSIVSIVPAIAGGIYKK; encoded by the coding sequence ATGGCAACTGTTTTAATTCCCACTCCCCTTCGAAAATACACAAACAATACCGCAAAGGTAAATGCCTCTGGGCATACTGTCGCTGAAATTATGAACGATTTGGTGTCGACCTATCCCGACATGAAAAAGTATTTATTCGACGGCGCAGGCACCATCAGGTCGTTCGTTAATATCTTTGTTGATCAGGAAGATGTAAGAAGCCTCAATCGAACCGAAACCGAGGTTGAAACGAACTCCATCGTCAGTATTGTACCCGCCATTGCTGGTGGCATTTATAAAAAATAA
- a CDS encoding SDR family NAD(P)-dependent oxidoreductase, translating into MFSLTNKKAVVTGGGSGIGKAIATTLAKQGAEVHIIELGIEQAASTLAEISSAGGRAFSYACDVADHQAVKNIFEQIGKINILVNNAGIAHIGKADTTEESDFDRIMLVNVKGVYNCLYAAIPQIRAAGGGVIINMASIASLIGLPDRFAYSTAKGAVKAMTMSVAKDYIGENIRCNSISPARVHTPFVDGFLQKNYPDNIEEMFEKLSKTQPIGRMAKPEEIGALALYLCSDEASFITGCDYPIDGGFTTLNN; encoded by the coding sequence ATGTTTTCATTAACAAATAAAAAAGCAGTAGTTACCGGCGGTGGAAGCGGAATTGGAAAGGCCATTGCAACTACCCTTGCAAAGCAGGGCGCCGAGGTTCATATTATAGAGCTGGGTATTGAGCAGGCAGCATCTACCCTAGCCGAAATCAGCAGCGCTGGCGGACGAGCTTTCAGTTATGCCTGCGATGTGGCCGACCACCAAGCTGTTAAAAATATTTTTGAACAAATTGGCAAGATAAATATTTTGGTAAACAACGCCGGTATTGCACATATTGGCAAGGCCGATACCACTGAAGAATCTGATTTTGACCGCATTATGCTGGTAAACGTAAAAGGGGTTTATAACTGTTTATACGCTGCCATTCCGCAAATTAGGGCAGCAGGCGGCGGTGTAATTATTAACATGGCCTCCATTGCCTCGCTAATTGGCCTCCCTGATCGCTTTGCTTATAGCACGGCAAAAGGTGCGGTAAAAGCGATGACGATGAGTGTGGCAAAAGATTATATCGGAGAAAATATTAGATGTAACTCCATTTCGCCTGCCCGGGTGCATACTCCGTTTGTAGATGGCTTTTTGCAAAAGAACTATCCTGATAATATTGAGGAAATGTTTGAGAAACTATCTAAAACACAACCCATCGGCAGAATGGCCAAACCCGAGGAAATTGGTGCATTGGCCTTATACTTATGTAGCGATGAAGCATCGTTTATTACTGGTTGCGACTACCCTATTGATGGTGGTTTTACAACTTTGAATAATTAA